The Candidatus Hydrogenedentota bacterium genome contains the following window.
TGCTTTTCTCTTTCACCTTCTGAATGATGGTCACGAAGCGCCCCACCGTGACCTCCTCCGGATGGACAGACTCGAAGACAAACTTCCCGTCACTGCCCGCCTGGACGGTATTGGCCTTTTCATTGAGATCGTGGGACTTCTGATAGTTCAGAATGATCTCACCCGGGGCCGGTTTTCCATCCTTGTAGTGGACGCCCTCAATTCGGGCCATCTCCTCGGCCACAGCCCCGCCCATCAAGAACAGTACAGAAGCGGCCAGACCGCGTCCAAATAAGATTCCCCAACGATTCGTACCCATGACACGCCCTCGTGCTGGTTGAGAGGGGTCTCGATGCCGTCGTAGAAGCCGGACCCCTCGATCGGTGCGTTACTGCCGAAAGCGTCCACATGAAACAGGCGAACGCCTATTCCTTAATACGCCCGAAGGGTACGATCTGTCAACAAAAAAACACGAGGACCGTGCGTCACTTACCCGCTGGAGGCCGATACACCACAAGATCCGCCCGGCCACTGTCCCCCTCCCTCAAGGTGGTCGACTCCGCCTTATCCAGGCTGATGGTGAGAATCTTTGCCTCCGGCGCCGCCGCCTTCATCCGCAGGAGGAGCCCGCCGCCGTGATCCGTGTGGAACTGGCCCACCATCAACATCGCCCTGCCATGGGTGCGCCACGCCTTGACCACCGAGTCCGCCATGGTCGCATCCCACACCTGCTGCGCCCGGAACATGCCCGCGAGTTGTTCTTCGGTAAACTCGGGCATGGTGTGCGCGTTCCCCCCCTGCCCTTTGGCCGGCGGCGCGCTGTGGTGACTCATCGTCGCCTTGAATCGCTCATAATAGGCCGATTGCTCGATTGGGGCGGGCACCACGAACTGTTCCGGGTAAGCCTCTGCGAAAGTCGCAAGCGCATCGAAACTCTCCAGGCGCCCGAGACGTGTGAATCGCCGGGGGGCATTGGCCGCAATTACAGGAGACCCATTTTCTCTGGCCGCGTCCACAATGGGCTGGTAAAACTCGTCCCACTTGCCCTTGGCCCCCCAGTCTCTCGACTCGGTAATGTCCACCAGAGTCTTCTGGGAGATACGGCCCGCCAGGTAGGCGTCCACCAGCGCCTGCTCGTCCCGCTCAAACATTTCCATGCACACGGCCACCCGGCCCCGCGCCGCCAGGATCCCGCTGAGGGCCGCCTGGAAACGGTGCGCCTGCGGATCGTCGTGTTGCTCCGCCAGCACAACGATATCGGCCGCGCCCGCCCGCGCCACAAGATCGTCCCACGTCACAACCGCATTGTCCGCACCTAACACGATCATCTGTTCTGGCTTTACTTCGGGCGGAGAGTCCCCGGGATCGCGGGAACCGTGAGGTCCGCCGGTTGTCGCACACCCGCTGGCAAAGCCAAGAAAGGACGCTAACAGCAGGAAGAGATATCTGGAGAAGGCTGAATTCATGGCGGGTTCCTGCTGGATCGGCAGAGCGATATACGAACAATACTTTTGTATAGCCATCATAACAAAACCAACTTCATCAATCAATCGCTGTGCGGGGCGGCTTAACTCCGCCGCGCGGGAACCACCAGAACCGGACAGGTGGCGCGGGACAAGACCCCCTCGCTCACGCTGCCCACCAGCAGGTTGTAGACCGCGCCGTGGCCGTGAGAGCCTACGACAATGAGGTCCGCGCCAAGCTTGCCCGCCTCTTCCAGAATCTTTTCGACGACGGGCCCTTGAAGCACACGTCCGTGGGCATCAATGCCCTCTTCGCGAAGTTTTCCGCACAGGCTGTTCTCCTCCTTGAAGTGCTGGACCGCGTCCCGGGCCACCTGATCGCGAACATGCTGCGGTCCCGCGCCGTAGCCGACGAAATCGGGCTCAGGAGGCTCGACATGAAGGAGATAGAGGGTCGCACCGCAGGCGCGGGCCATCTCCCCGGCCCTGTCCACGAGACCTTCGGTGACGTCTGAAAAATCTATGGCGGCCAGAATGGTCTTCATCCTTCGATTCCTTCCGATGATTCACGCGACAGGGCGGCCGCGCGGTACACCCGGGCTTCGCACGACGCGTTGCTACAGTCTACAAATCCCCGGGGGGTGTTACAAGCGCGGGGGAGGGCCAACAAGAAAGGGCCCCAGCAACGCGGCTGGAGCCCTCTACAAAACACATTCTGGTTCAGCGTTACGCGGCGGCGGTTGCGACCGCTTCCTGGACACTGAACTTCTCCAGATAGAGTGCGCGACCGATGATGACCTCATCGATCCCATCGCTCTCCAACGGGCGGATTGCGCGAACGTCGTCCAGGCTGGACATTCCGCCGGAAATGGTCACCGGGATGGAAATGGCCAGAGCCAGCTCTCGAGTCGCCTCGATATTGGGCCCCTTCATCATGCCGTCACTCAAAATGTCGGTATAAATAATCCGAGCGGCGCCGGCGGCCTCGACCTCGCGGGCAAAGGCAATTGCGTCGCGCTCCGTGTCTTCCAGCCAGCCGCTCAGCGAGAGCTTGCCCGCGCGCGCGTCAATACCCACGGCGATCTTTCCGGGGTGCGCTTCGCAGGCCTCCCGCAGGAGCGCCGGATCGCGATAGGCCGCCGTACCAAGTATGACCCGGCTCGCACCGGCCTCAAGAATCGCCTCGATCGTCTCGCGGTTGCGGATGCCCCCGCCAACTTCATAGGGGATGCCCGCCGCCTTGAGCGCCCGAAGCTCGGACTCCACACAACAGCGACCCGCTTTGGCGCCGTCCAGATCGACGATATGGATCAGCCCTTCACCGAGAGCGTCCCACCAGGTCTGGGCCTGGGCGACGGGATTCTCGGAAAAGACGGTCTCCTGATCGTAGTCACCCTGAACCAGGTTGACACAGAGTCCGCCACGGATATCGACCGCGGGAACAATGCGCATCAGGAAGCGGCTTCCATCGACGCTTTGACGGTCTCGCAGAGCTGCGCGAAGGCGGCTTCGTCGTGGACCGCCAGATCGGCGAGGACCTTGCGGTCGAGGTCGATGTTGGCGATCTTCAGCCCGCTGATGAAGCGGCTGTAGGTGATGCCGTTGGCGCGGGCGCCTGCATTGATGCGGGCGATCCACAGTTTGCGGAACTCGCGCTTCCGTACCTTGCGGTCGCGGTAGGAATATACGCCGGCGTGCTCGACGGCCTGGATGGCGGTCTTAATGAGGCGGTGATGACTTCCGCGGTAGCCGGAGGCTTCCTGTAATACTTTCTTGCGGCGCTGGCGGGATGCGGGACCGTTTGTAGATCTTGGCATGGTAAGTTCCTTTCTCTAAACACGCGCCCGGCGCATAGCGGAAGGGGCATGTTTTTCAATCTTTTGGCTCGACCCGCACGCACGGAGGCGTTCTATCGCGGCGGCGCGGTTCTGGGTGACGACTGATTCTGGCCTGCAATCCCTGCTTAGAGGTAGGGGAGCATCGCCTTGACGCGCTTCAATTCGGTGGAAGCGACCTCGGTGATCTTCCGCAGCGCGCGGCGAACCTTGGCGGACTTCCCGTTCATCAGGTGACGCGCGCCCTGCTTGTGGGATACAATCTTGCCGTTCTTCGTCTTCTTGAAACGCTTGGCGGCGGCGCGGTTGGTCTTAATCTTGGGCATTGACTTTCCCTCCATAAGGGGTAACGAAAAAGTTGATACTCACAGCCGATGCCGGGGTTGAATCACACCGACATCCTGCTTTCGGGCGCCTCGGGGCCGCCTGAACAAAACAAGGGAAACGCGCCATCCGGAGAAATACTTCCCAGGACTTCGCCTGTTCCCAAAACCACGCTTCCCGTCTACTTCGCAGCCTTGGAGGGCTGCAGCACGATGCTCATGTTGCGCCCCTCGAGGCGGGTTGCCGCCGGGTTGTATTCCCCGGTGCACAAATCCGCCGTCTCTTCCACGACCTTGACGAGAATTTCACGGCCAAACTCGGGGTGGGCCATCTCGCGTCCGCGAAACATCACCGTGATCTTCACTTTGTTCCCCTCTTCGAGGAACTCGCGCACGTGCTGTTTCTTGTACTCAAAATCGTGCTTGTCGATTTTGGGCCGGAACTTGATTTCCTTCACCGTGACCGTGTGCTGGTTCTTGCGTGATTCGCGCGCGCGCCGCTTCTGCTCGTACCGGAACTTACCGTAGTCCATAATCCGGCAAACGGGCGGCACCGCGAGCGGGGCGACTTCCACCAGATCCAGTTCCCTGGTCACGGCCTCCCGAAGCGCGTCCGGCGACGACATGATGCCGAGCTGGTTGCCTTCGTCGTCCACCACGCGCACCTGGCGGGCGCGAATCTGTTCATTAATGCGGACCTTATCTTCTTCTCGCTTGATTGGCGGCCTGGCTATGAGTATAACCTCCTCTGGGACGTGCCCCGGGTTACGTTGGGCCTGAATCCGGCATCGGACCCCGGCTCCGGGGGCCACACAATAAAAAATCGGCAAAGGAGCCAGTCCTTTGCCGATTTGGAACGTACCCATTTCGGGCAGCATCAATTCTTGCTGCATACTAACCCGGCTGGCTGGCATACGCCGCCGCGAGGTGAGGGACCGGCGTCCCTACTTGGATAACCCGTACACCGGGTTACAACAGCCGGTAGTGTAGCAGATGCGCGGCGGCCAGTCAAACCGACCACCGCCCTTTTCAGAGCGGAATCTCGTCGTCCGGCGCATGATGCGCGGCCGTCCCCACCAGCAGCACCGTGGCGGCGATACCGATGAGCATGCCGACCCACGGATTGAAGATTGCCAGCGCCACGGCGGTAAACAACACCACCCCCCGCTCTATGGTCGTCCGGGGTATCGCCATGGCCACAAAGGCACAGGCAAAACCGGTCAACACCAGGGTCAGCGACAGGGCCACACCCATCAACGGTTTCAATGCGGTCACCATGGGCAGAAAAAACCAGAGAATCGGCACGCCAAAGACGTAGTAGGAGTGAATGCCGCTGAAAATGGAGTCCATGGACTTGCGGCCATCGGCCCAGCGCTGAACGATAACCACCTGCACCCCCGTCCACAGGGCACCCTGATACGGGAAGAAGGGCGCGGTAAGCGACTGGAGGGCGTTGCGAATGGCGATGGAGATATGGCTGCGGTTCGTGTTGATGTCGATCTTCTCGTCCGGCCGGGCCTTCTCCGCCGCAAGAATGATCTCCGTGCCGGTTATAATATCGCCAAACAAAATCACGTAGCTCATCAGGGCCAGGGGCAGCGCCTGAAGAAACACCGCGGGCTCGGGAAAACCGATGGAGAAGGGCGACATCTTCGCAAACATATCTCCAAAGGGCAGCGCGAGAAAGCCCCACTGGATATCGTAAACAATTTCCGCCGGACCCTCCGGAAACAAACCCGTCAGCGGCCCGATGATGGCCGCCGTCAGGAAGCCGGGAAGCAGCCCCAGACTCGCCAGCAGGGCCACCCAGCGAAATTTCTTCTTGTAGCCCTGGAGTGGCTCCGAAAAAATCAGCAGCATACAGACCACCAGCGCGGCAATGGTGGTGACCGGTTGCACGAAGAGATACTTCTCGGCGTCGTCCAGAAACACGCGCTTGAGCGCGGCGATGGCCGCACCTAGAATAATGCCGCCCTTCAGGGCATCCGGAATCCACGCGATAAAGCGGCTCCCCAGCCCCGTGATACCCAGGACAAACAGGATCACCGAAAGGTTCATCGCCGCCGCCGTCATGAAATGAATACGCTGCTCCGGCGTCATGTCGGGGCTGCCGATGGCCAGCAGCATCAAGGGCAGTGCCGGCGTGATCATGCCCGGCGCGTAGGGCTCGCCAAACAAAATCGGCGCGGTGCAAAGGAGCAGCGACTGAATAAACATGCACGCGACCGCCTCCTCAAAGGTCAGCCCCATGAAATTCGTCAGGATCGGCACCGTGGCCAGGCCCGTCGCTCCGGCGACAAAGATTCCCTGAAGGAGATCGGGCCACTCCACGCGCGTGTGGATAAACGGAATCCGCGCCGTGAAGGGCCCCCATTGAATACCCGGATGTACCGCTCCCGCTTCCCGAATGCTCGCCATACACAACTCTCCCATCTTGGACCCACCACGTGCCGGGTCTCGACCTCTTGCCTCCGCGCCGAAGCGCGCCACTGCGCTCACACAAGCCCCTAACAATACCAGTACCGGTCACGAATTGCCACCGCTTGCGGCGGAGGAGAAAGCGCTGTAGAGTAGAGGGGGCAGATTGACCTCCCAAAGGAACATCGGCCCACTGAATTACAAAGGAATCGCGCAAGTTGGGAGCGCTGGCATCCCCGCCGGCAATGGGCCGTAGGTGCGATTTAGACTGGCGGGCATCAAAAAAGTGCCCCATAGCGCGACTGGAGCCAAGGCAGCTTGAAAACTTGGATACAAAATGCCGGCAGGGATGCCGACGCTCCCAGCCTGCGCGTGCCCTTTCAATCAGCGGTCGTGTGCCCCATTCAGAAAGCGAGTGAGTGACACGATATTTGCCAGATCACAATGAAGCTCCTGCCCCGTGGGTCACGCGCTTCGCCCCGAGCCCGACGGGATACCTTCACCTCGGCCATCTGGTCAACGCCATCTATGTCTGGGGCCTTGCTCGCGCCCTGGACGGTCGCGTTATCCTCCGCCTGGAGGACCACGACCGGGGACGCTGCCGACCCGCCTATGAAGCCGCCATCCACGACGATCTCGCCTGGCTGGGCCTCACGCCGGATGGTGATAGCCTCGATTCGCTACAGCGACGCCCCTCGTCCTATCGCCAGTCGGATAACGTCGCACGCTACCAGACCGCCCTCGAGTCACTCGCGGCCCGAGGCCTGGTTTACACCTGTACCTGCTCCCGCGCGGCCATCCTCGCACGCACCGGCCCCCAGGGGGCCGAGCTATGCTACGATGGACATTGCCGCGACGCCGGATACCGACCGGATGTGGAGGGTGGAACACGTCTGCGGCTGGACGATGAAACCGTCGTCGTAGAGGATGTCCGCATGGGCGCCCTGCGACAGACGCCGTCCCGCCAGTGCGGCGATCTACTCTTGAAAGATCGCCATGGCTGCTGGACCTATCACTTTGCGGTGGTGGTTGACGATTTGGAGCACGGCGTCAATCTGGTGATCCGCGGCGAAGACCTGCTCGACTCCACGGGGCGTCAGGTGCTGCTGGGCGGATTGCTGGGCCGTGAGGCGCCGCCGGCATTTCTGCACCACCCCCTCATCACCGCGCCCGACGGAGCCAAGCTGAGCAAGCGGGACTTCGCGAAAGGCCTTCGAGACTATCGCGCCGAAGGCCGAAGCGCCGCCAGTGTGCTCGGCGAAGCCGCCTGGCGCGTGGGCCTGCTGCCGGAAGGCGAAACGCTGAGCGCGGACAGGATTCCCGCGCTGTTTGAAGATGATAGGATGGTGCAGACATTGCTCAAACGTGAACGGAGTTAACCGATGAACGAACTATCGCATGAAGAGACCGGCAGGTTGACGGACCTGATTCTCGCGGGGCAAAAAATCGAGGCGATCAAACACTACAAAGAAATCACAGGCATGGGGCTCAGGGAATCAAAAGAGTTCATCGACGACCTGGAAGCGCAATTGCGTCGGGATTATCCAGACTTCCCCCAGAATCCCGCCACTTCCCCAAAGTCACACCGGCCATCAATGGGCAATATGCCCGAGGAAGACGCGAAGAAGATGACGGATTTCATCTTCGCCGGGCAAAAGATTGCGGCGATCAAGATGTATAAGGAAGCGACGGGGCTGGGGCTGAAGGAGTCGAAGGACGTCATCGACGCGCTGGAAAAGCAGTTGCGCGAGGAATGCCCGGAAGAATTCGCGCACGCGGCGAAGACGGGGTGCAGTGTAGTGTTGGTGGGCGGGATTCTTGCATTTGCGGCGGCGACTGGGATTCTTGGCTGGGCGTGACGTGGGGACGTACCGCCGCAAGGGCCCCAAACAGTCGCGCCAAAAGCCCGACGACATCCTCACCACCCAACCGACCGAAGCCCACACCAACGCGGCGGCATGTCCCTGGGGAACCTGGAATCGCGACAGGATGCAGCATCGGATCACCCCACACATCCCCTGGGACAGGCACGCGCGTTAGCAATTCCGTCGCGACGGTGAGTGGAGTGATGCGACTTTATGGGACTTATGGGACTTATGAGTCGTATGAGTCGTATGAGTCGTATGAGTCGTATGAGTCGTATGAATCCGCCCAGTGCACCGCCGACATATCCTTGGCCCCATAAGACCCATAAGACCCATAAGACCCATAAGACCCATAAGACCCATAAGACCCATAAGACCCATAAGCCCCATAAGACCCATGGTCCCATCCCCGCCCCCCCCCCCCACACACAATCAAAAATCCGGCGGGCGCTTTCGCACCCGCCGGAATGCCCCCTCCCCGCCGCAGCCTTATTGATTCTGCGTGCTCAACGTCTTCGCCGTGATAACCAAATCCACAAAAGCCTCTCGATCCGCGTCGCCGTTGGCCGCGCCGCGCGCCAGCTCGATGATCCGGTCGAAGTTCGTGCTGTGTCGGTAGCCGCTGTTGCGCAATACCTGACCGAAGGCCGCCACGGCGGAGGCGAAGCGGAAGTCCGCATCGACCTCGCGCAGGTCGCCGTTCATGGCGAGGAGGGGCACATCGATCTTCGTGCTTTCGTTGCCATCGGGCTGCTTATAGCGCATTTTCACCGTGAGCCATTCTCCCGCGGGTACCGGGATGGGAACGGGCATCGGCTCCGGCGCGAAGCGCTCTTCACCGCCAAATCCTGGCTTGGCAGGCTCCACCACATCGGTGCCGGGCGCGGGAACGCCGGTCTGATATTTCAGCGCATCGACACTGGGTACCCCCGGCTGTACTTCCACCGGTGCACTCGGCTCGGTGCTCTGGTATTTCAGCGCGTCCACACCGGTCATCGGCCGGACACCCGCCGGGATGATCTCGTAGAGCGCCGTCACGGTATGGCCCGCGCCGATCTCGCCCGCGTCCTTCGTGTCATCGTTAAAGTCCTGATTCGCCAGAGCGCGGTTTTCATAGCCCAGCAGGCGGTAGTGGGACACCTTCGCGGGGTTGAATTCCACCTGGATCTTCACGTCCTTCGCGATGGTCTGGAGGGTGCCCGAGAGCTGGTCGACCAGAGCCTTCCGCGCCTCGGCGTGGTTGTCGATGTAGGCATAGTTGCCGTTACCGCGATTGGCCAGTTGCTCCAGCGTGGAGTCCTTCAGGTTGCCCATCCCGAAACCGAGGGTCGTCAGGAACACCCCCGACTTCGCCCGCGATTCGATGAGGCCCATGAGGTCGCCATGCTCCGTCGTGCCCACATTGAAGTCGCCGTCCGTCGCCATGACAACGCGGTTGATGCCTTCCTTGATGAAGTTGCTCTGGGCCAGGTCATAGGCCATCTGGATGCCACCGCCGCCGTTGGTGCTGCCGCCGGAGTTGAGGCTTTCGATGGCCTGCGTGATCGCCGCGCCTTCGCTGCACGGCGTCGAGCCGAGCACCTGCCGCGCATCGCCCGCATAGGTCACGATGCCCACGCGATCCTGAGGCCGAAGCTGGCTGAGGAGCGTCTTCATGGACTCCTTCACCAGGGGCAGCTTGTTCGCGTCACCCATGGAGCCGGAGACATCCAGCAGGAAGACCAGGTTCGCCGGGGGCCGCTCGCTGGCGGGCACTTCCTTGCCCTTCACGCCGATGCGCACCAATTGCCGCTCCGGTGCCCAGGGCGCGGGCGCGCCATGGACCGCCACCGCGAAGGGACGTCCGTCCGTCGGCTGGGGATAGCTGTAGGCGAAGTAGTTGATCATTTCCTCGATGCGCACCGCGTCCGCCGGGGGCAACTGGCCCTGGCTCAGAAAGCGCCGCACATTACTGTAGGCCGCCGTGTCCACGTCGATGCTGAAGGTGGACAGGGGTTCGTCCTTCACCGCCACAAAGGGCTTCACACCCGCGACCTTGACGTAGGTCTCCGTGCCGGGACCACTCACGATTTCCGTGGGCTTGTCGGTGGGGGTGTTCCACTGCCAGAGATTGTCGTTTTGCGGCTCGCGAATCTTAAACTCGAGCGCTTCTTCGTGATTCGAGGCCACGATGGTTGGGAGCTCGGACTGGCCCGTCAGGTTGCCGACGTTGTACTCGGCCCATTGTTCTTCTGGGGCTAGCTCTTTGGGCTTTGGCTCCTCTCTAGGCTTCTCTTTGGATTTGCTATCTGCGCCTGTCGGATTGGGTGCGTATTGATCCGTGCGATCCGAACTATTTTCATAGCTTAGGCTCAAGCCATCCTGCAGATTGGCTTTCATTTTGAGACGGTTTCGGGCCTCGACGATGGCGGGGTCCTCAGGGGTGCTGCCCTCAGACTCAGAAAGTCGACCATACCCATAATATTCATCCTTGGATGGCTGAGTTTCAAGCCCGGTGCGCGGGTCGAAACCACCGCTGCCCGGCGTGCCCAAGGGGTCGCCGCCGATGTCGGTCATTACTACGTTGGGTTCCTGTGGAGGAATGGGTTCAGCTTCGTATGTGCTGTAGGAACGGGTCAGGTCGTGTACTTCCACACCAGCTCGAATTGGCCTGGGCTCCTGTTTCTTCTCCGGTTCCGGGCTTAGTGCGATGCCTTCGGGCTCAGCCAATCTAGCGAGCTGACTCTCAATGCGGTCGGCCTCCGCGCCTGCCGCAGATTCGTGGACTCGTAACGCCAAGGGCTTAGGGTGCATCCCATACGTCGGAACGGCAACCCGCACCAGGAAGCCCAAAAACACGAGAGCGGCAACGCCCGCAAGTATTTTGAGCACTCGCTTGCGAAATGGCACCACCTCCCCCACCGTCCCCACAATCGCGGCGCGTTGCTCATCGCTCAGCGCCACGCCCGCATCCTCCTCGTGCAGGATTCGCCGCGTCATTTCGGTGACGCCGCGCAGTTCTTCCACGAGTTCGCGGGCTTCCTTGTTTTCTTCTTGTTCCAGTGCGGCGGCCACCGTGAGGGCTTCGCCGTCTTCCAATTCGCCGAGGACGTAGTCCATCAGGCGAGGATCATCGAGTTCGAGTCGCATTTGGGGACTCCTTTACTGGCCCACGGCCGGGTTGAGGCGGCCCTGGAGTTGTTGGCGGAGGGTCTTGAGGGTCGTGTGGATCACGTAGCGGATGTTGTTCAGGTCGTGCCCGGTGACCTCGCTGATTTCCTGATAGGAGAGTTCATTCTGAAATTTGAGGCGGAATATCTCCTGGTTTTTCGCCGGGAGTCCCGCCAGCACGGCGTGGACCAGGGCCTCGGTCTCGTGACCCTCGGCCACGGCGCCGGGGGCCGGTTTGGTATCGGGGCGGGATTCCGCCTGTCCTTCTGCCAGGGCTTGCATGCGGTTTTCCTTCTTGAGGACATCGAGGGCGCGATTGCGGCAGACCCGGTAGAGCCACGGGGCGAGGTAGGCTTCGATTTGATCCCACTCCGCCGTACACAGCTTTAAAAAGGTGTCCTGCACGATGTCCCGCGCCAGCTCGCTGTTGCCGGTTAGGCGCGTTGCGTAACGCAATAAGGGGGCCTCGTATCGATCCAGGGCCTCCCGCACGCGGTCCGCGCGGCGTTGCTCTTCCTTGCTCATCCACTCTGCTCCGGAACCTGGGTTAAACCGTCCGTGGCGCGGCGAGTGTTACTCAGGCAAACCCCGCGATGGCTAAGGACTTAAGGGACTGAAAAGACTTGAAGGACCCATGGCCTCAATACCACCGACTCCGCCGCTGTCCTTTAAGTCCTTTCCGTCCTTTAGGTCCTTCCTCCCTGCCGGGCATCCTCGAACAACTACCTGCCTTGCTATTGCTTATAACGCCCACGGAGGAAATGTGTTTGAAGTAATTTCACGCTCATGCTACAGGGTATGAACCCGAAAAGGGGAATAGGTTCGGAAAGACGGGAGCACGGGTTTTCTTACCCGTGTACGCGCCGACGGCGCACGCGCGGGTAGGAATACCCGCGCTCCCGCTACACGGGTAGGAAAACCCGTGCTCCCGTCTATATACTACCCCCGGCTCCACCGAGCCCCGACGCTTAGCCCCCCAAGGAGTACCCCCCGTGAAGCGCCTTTCCCTGCTCTTGACCTTGGCCACCTTTTCCGTTTTCCACGCCCGTGCCGAATGGGATTTCGATTCCACCGTCCAGCTTCTGGTCCAGGACTGGCGCTATGTCGCCACGAAGACAGTCTTTCCGGCGCCGCCCGAGGTCTCCCCGAAGGAACTACCCATCGTCACCTTGCCGTGGGCTGTCGAGCGTCCACGGGCCGGGGCCTGGTTCACGGCGGAAGTGACCATCCCCGAGGCATGGGGCGAAAAGCAGGTGGTGCTGACGCTGGAGGCCGAAGGCCCCGTGACGGTCATGGCCAACGGCAAGCTCGTGCGGGACATCCCCGGCACAGGCACAAATGAACTTTCCTTGCTGCTTCCGCCCGATATCCAGGGTGGCGATCACCTCGTGCTCGCGCTGGGCATGCGCCATGGCGATAAACCCGCGCAATTGACCAAAGTGAAGCTCCAGGGCGAACCCCGGGGACTCACGGGGGCCATGAGCGCCGCCAATGCCGCCTTTGACGGCCTGAAGGATTATGCGGAGCCGCTGGGACCGTGGAAACGCATGGTGAAAGGGCCCGACGACAGCGCCTTCAAGCCCGAATTCGACGACACAACGTGGGAAGTGGTGAAGGTGAATGATCCCTGGGAAGGCGATCAGGTCCCCGCGTGGTACCGCGCCCGCTTAACGGTGCCCACGACCATTGCGGGCATGAACACGGTCCAATTTGCGCCATTGCTCGCGCTGGACTTCGACGATCCGGGCGAGTGCTACCTGAATGGCGTGAAGATCGAGCCGGTAAGCAAAGACACGCGCGGCAGTATCTTCGCCATGCCCGAAGGCGTGAAGCCGGGCGACGAAATCTTTGTCGCGGCGCGGATCCTGAACCGCTGGGGCTCGGGCAAGCTGCGCCAGGCCGCGTGGCGCGTTGCGGATATCGACGCGGGCTATCAGATCAAACTGGAAATACAGGAAGAGCTCAACCGCCTCGCCACGTGGATCCGAAGCAACGACCAGCCGCGCACGGAATGGGTGGCGGCGATCGAGGCCCTGACGGCCCCCCTGACGACCGCCAACGCGGACATGACAAAGTTCACCGGGACCTTGCAAAGCGCCCAGACTGCCGTAGCGGCGCTGAAGGCCGAGGTGCAGTCCGATCCCGTCCTGTTGCTCCAGCCCTATCTCCAGGATCTTCGGCCCGACCAGATTACGGTGGTTTTTGAGACCAGCGCGCCCCTCCCATCCACCGTGCGCTATGGCGTGGACACGTTGAACAAACAGGTTACCGAGGGAAGCAGCGTCAGCACGATCCACAAGGTCGTGCTCAGCGATCTGAAGCCCGCCACGACGTATCAATATCAGGTGGTAGCCGGACGTCAGGAGACGAAGACCTATAGCTTCACCACGGCCCCCGACGGCCCCGCGCCCTTCAATTTCATCGTGTGGGCCGATCATCAGGGGGGCTACCGCAT
Protein-coding sequences here:
- a CDS encoding metallophosphoesterase family protein, yielding MKRLSLLLTLATFSVFHARAEWDFDSTVQLLVQDWRYVATKTVFPAPPEVSPKELPIVTLPWAVERPRAGAWFTAEVTIPEAWGEKQVVLTLEAEGPVTVMANGKLVRDIPGTGTNELSLLLPPDIQGGDHLVLALGMRHGDKPAQLTKVKLQGEPRGLTGAMSAANAAFDGLKDYAEPLGPWKRMVKGPDDSAFKPEFDDTTWEVVKVNDPWEGDQVPAWYRARLTVPTTIAGMNTVQFAPLLALDFDDPGECYLNGVKIEPVSKDTRGSIFAMPEGVKPGDEIFVAARILNRWGSGKLRQAAWRVADIDAGYQIKLEIQEELNRLATWIRSNDQPRTEWVAAIEALTAPLTTANADMTKFTGTLQSAQTAVAALKAEVQSDPVLLLQPYLQDLRPDQITVVFETSAPLPSTVRYGVDTLNKQVTEGSSVSTIHKVVLSDLKPATTYQYQVVAGRQETKTYSFTTAPDGPAPFNFIVWADHQGGYRMTERVARAIGRDSASFVISVGDVVNRGINWDEWSYQYLIPARYFQHKFPSYIAMGNHEYGGFDGNPDIPAFDHYFKHPDTSEGSTNYYYSFAHANAHFIILEPLKIKQRLHADPALGNTVDPSDPQMVWLEKELKDNQGQYDWTFVFFHEPAFSETWSGGYYDGEDFIRNGITPMLEQYDVDFTFSGHTHAYERGFPHPADGPNNVIHIINGGGGGSLDNHKYKEWDQVDLPDHPARPDSDEPDEGAYYRHHYLKIAIDGKKLDFKAQEVLPNGRLGDLMDDFRLEK
- a CDS encoding von Willebrand factor type A domain-containing protein, encoding MRLELDDPRLMDYVLGELEDGEALTVAAALEQEENKEARELVEELRGVTEMTRRILHEEDAGVALSDEQRAAIVGTVGEVVPFRKRVLKILAGVAALVFLGFLVRVAVPTYGMHPKPLALRVHESAAGAEADRIESQLARLAEPEGIALSPEPEKKQEPRPIRAGVEVHDLTRSYSTYEAEPIPPQEPNVVMTDIGGDPLGTPGSGGFDPRTGLETQPSKDEYYGYGRLSESEGSTPEDPAIVEARNRLKMKANLQDGLSLSYENSSDRTDQYAPNPTGADSKSKEKPREEPKPKELAPEEQWAEYNVGNLTGQSELPTIVASNHEEALEFKIREPQNDNLWQWNTPTDKPTEIVSGPGTETYVKVAGVKPFVAVKDEPLSTFSIDVDTAAYSNVRRFLSQGQLPPADAVRIEEMINYFAYSYPQPTDGRPFAVAVHGAPAPWAPERQLVRIGVKGKEVPASERPPANLVFLLDVSGSMGDANKLPLVKESMKTLLSQLRPQDRVGIVTYAGDARQVLGSTPCSEGAAITQAIESLNSGGSTNGGGGIQMAYDLAQSNFIKEGINRVVMATDGDFNVGTTEHGDLMGLIESRAKSGVFLTTLGFGMGNLKDSTLEQLANRGNGNYAYIDNHAEARKALVDQLSGTLQTIAKDVKIQVEFNPAKVSHYRLLGYENRALANQDFNDDTKDAGEIGAGHTVTALYEIIPAGVRPMTGVDALKYQSTEPSAPVEVQPGVPSVDALKYQTGVPAPGTDVVEPAKPGFGGEERFAPEPMPVPIPVPAGEWLTVKMRYKQPDGNESTKIDVPLLAMNGDLREVDADFRFASAVAAFGQVLRNSGYRHSTNFDRIIELARGAANGDADREAFVDLVITAKTLSTQNQ
- a CDS encoding sigma-70 family RNA polymerase sigma factor codes for the protein MSKEEQRRADRVREALDRYEAPLLRYATRLTGNSELARDIVQDTFLKLCTAEWDQIEAYLAPWLYRVCRNRALDVLKKENRMQALAEGQAESRPDTKPAPGAVAEGHETEALVHAVLAGLPAKNQEIFRLKFQNELSYQEISEVTGHDLNNIRYVIHTTLKTLRQQLQGRLNPAVGQ